The following proteins come from a genomic window of Fontisubflavum oceani:
- a CDS encoding Bug family tripartite tricarboxylate transporter substrate binding protein: MLSLKTATVAAFVAGTVLAAPAAIAQDYPSRTIEVIHSYGPGGGTDRFIRAVGVPFEEIAGQSMVPISIQGGGGMPAYANFQQRRVDGYTLMAISPDQIIAHVLGRIEMDSFQPLARVQYDQGMILVPASSPFQTIQEFMEHARENPGELNVGITNAAGFDDTVMGLWNIETGAEVTTVPFGSSEMVSNTLGGQVDAMHEEYGPARGLIDSGDMRPLVVFSDERLPVLPDVPTAVELGYDVTLGRWRAFAMPADADPAQVDTLFGLVSEAVASDSYQEVQEQAALQYRSELLGPEEFQAFIDSEIEVYTRVLDALGLTD, from the coding sequence ACTGTTCTAGCGGCGCCCGCCGCGATCGCGCAGGACTATCCGTCCCGCACTATTGAGGTCATCCATTCCTATGGCCCCGGCGGCGGCACTGACCGGTTTATCCGCGCCGTGGGCGTGCCCTTCGAAGAGATCGCCGGCCAGTCGATGGTGCCGATTTCAATCCAAGGCGGGGGCGGCATGCCGGCCTATGCCAACTTCCAGCAGCGTCGCGTTGATGGCTACACGCTGATGGCCATCAGCCCCGATCAGATCATCGCCCATGTGCTAGGCCGGATCGAGATGGACTCGTTCCAGCCGCTGGCGCGAGTGCAATATGATCAGGGTATGATCCTGGTCCCGGCCTCTAGCCCGTTCCAAACAATCCAAGAGTTCATGGAGCATGCCCGTGAAAACCCAGGTGAGTTGAACGTTGGGATCACCAACGCCGCAGGGTTCGACGACACCGTCATGGGTCTTTGGAACATCGAAACCGGGGCTGAGGTCACAACCGTTCCTTTCGGCTCGTCCGAGATGGTGTCGAACACGCTTGGCGGTCAGGTCGACGCCATGCATGAGGAATACGGCCCCGCCCGTGGCCTGATCGACTCCGGCGACATGCGTCCGCTGGTCGTCTTCTCCGACGAGCGCCTGCCGGTGCTGCCCGATGTGCCGACGGCCGTTGAACTCGGCTATGACGTGACGCTTGGACGCTGGCGGGCCTTCGCGATGCCAGCGGATGCGGATCCGGCCCAGGTCGACACGCTCTTTGGTCTGGTTTCCGAGGCCGTTGCGTCCGATTCATACCAGGAAGTGCAGGAGCAAGCGGCGCTTCAATATCGCTCGGAACTGCTTGGACCGGAGGAGTTCCAGGCGTTCATCGACAGTGAGATCGAGGTCTACACCCGCGTGCTTGACGCGCTTGGTCTGACCGACTGA